One stretch of Brevibacillus laterosporus DNA includes these proteins:
- a CDS encoding guanylate kinase, whose protein sequence is MDKDHGLLLVLSGPSGVGKGTVCKALREYMPQLVYSVSATTRQPRMNEVDGVNYFFKEKEEFKRMMEEDDLLEWAEYVGNYYGTPRRFVEDTLATGRDVILEIEVQGAMQVKEKFPQGIFLFLAPPDLEELQNRIVGRGTETEESIKNRMAMARTEIEMMNQYDYVVVNDEISHACEKIKSIVTAEHLKKDRQVHKFLKWLKEV, encoded by the coding sequence ATGGATAAGGACCACGGCCTTCTGTTAGTTTTGTCGGGGCCATCAGGAGTGGGTAAAGGAACGGTTTGTAAGGCACTTCGAGAATATATGCCGCAACTTGTCTACTCTGTATCTGCGACAACCAGACAACCACGTATGAATGAAGTGGATGGGGTAAACTATTTCTTTAAAGAAAAAGAAGAGTTTAAGCGTATGATGGAAGAAGATGACCTTCTTGAATGGGCAGAGTATGTCGGTAACTACTATGGAACGCCTAGACGTTTTGTAGAAGACACGCTCGCTACTGGTCGAGATGTCATCCTAGAAATTGAAGTGCAAGGCGCCATGCAGGTAAAAGAAAAGTTCCCACAAGGCATTTTCTTATTCTTAGCACCTCCTGATCTGGAAGAGTTACAAAACCGCATTGTTGGACGTGGAACGGAAACGGAAGAATCCATTAAGAATCGGATGGCGATGGCGCGTACTGAGATTGAGATGATGAATCAATATGATTATGTTGTCGTTAATGATGAGATCTCTCACGCTTGTGAAAAGATTAAATCCATCGTAACAGCCGAG
- a CDS encoding DUF370 domain-containing protein encodes MGIKLINIGFGNIVNATRIISIVSPESAPIKRIIQEARDRNMLVDATYGRRTRAVIITDSDHVILSAVQPETVAQRLTNKDDESDE; translated from the coding sequence ATGGGGATTAAGTTGATAAATATCGGATTTGGAAATATCGTGAATGCAACTCGTATCATCTCGATTGTAAGTCCTGAATCCGCACCAATTAAACGAATTATACAAGAGGCAAGGGATCGCAACATGCTTGTGGATGCTACATACGGACGTAGAACGCGCGCTGTGATTATCACAGATAGTGATCATGTCATCTTATCAGCGGTACAACCAGAAACGGTTGCCCAACGTCTAACCAATAAAGATGACGAGTCTGATGAATAA
- a CDS encoding YicC family protein, with protein MISMTGYGRKEIERGSMRLTVEMRTVNHRFCEIIVRLPKVWTMHEERVKKRIATKVRRGRVDVTVSLEAVRDESSGVQIDWSTAQYYVTAAKQLVERFGLPETLHVKDLMRMPGVLVEASIPELSDEEVEQLLDEATDAALAELYVMKSTEGNRLQLDLKQRLAYIKSTTHTLQDIAPEVREQYRNRLKNRLDEIMEDPMLDESKIFQEVALFAEKADISEEITRLLSHCEQLLEQIHSSEIIGRKMDFLLQEMNREANTIASKANHLQIQRLAVEVKTELEKMREQVQNVE; from the coding sequence ATGATTTCTATGACAGGCTACGGCCGAAAAGAAATAGAACGTGGATCTATGCGTTTGACGGTGGAAATGCGCACGGTCAATCATCGTTTTTGTGAGATCATTGTTCGTTTGCCCAAAGTCTGGACCATGCACGAAGAACGAGTGAAAAAACGGATTGCAACGAAAGTGCGCCGTGGGCGAGTAGATGTAACCGTCTCGCTAGAAGCCGTTCGGGACGAGTCCTCTGGGGTTCAAATTGATTGGAGCACAGCGCAATACTATGTCACGGCAGCCAAACAGCTAGTGGAACGCTTTGGTCTGCCTGAAACCCTTCACGTAAAAGATCTCATGCGTATGCCTGGTGTTTTGGTAGAAGCCAGTATACCTGAGCTATCTGATGAAGAGGTGGAACAGCTATTAGATGAGGCAACAGATGCTGCATTAGCTGAACTTTATGTCATGAAGAGTACAGAAGGGAATCGCTTGCAGCTTGATCTGAAACAACGCCTCGCTTACATTAAGTCAACGACCCACACTTTGCAAGATATTGCTCCAGAAGTAAGAGAGCAGTATCGCAATCGCCTGAAAAATCGCCTTGATGAAATCATGGAAGATCCTATGCTAGATGAATCTAAAATCTTTCAAGAGGTGGCATTATTTGCTGAAAAGGCCGATATCTCCGAGGAAATTACGCGTTTGTTAAGTCATTGTGAGCAATTGTTAGAGCAAATACATAGCTCGGAGATTATTGGACGCAAAATGGACTTTCTGTTGCAAGAGATGAACAGAGAGGCTAATACCATCGCGTCAAAAGCGAATCATTTACAGATTCAGCGCTTGGCAGTTGAAGTGAAGACCGAACTGGAAAAAATGAGGGAACAAGTGCAGAACGTTGAGTGA
- a CDS encoding fibronectin/fibrinogen-binding protein — protein MAFDGLVTRAVVHELSMLVGARITRIHQPHPSDIVMQVRSTQGTLKLLLSANPTYPRMHLTSEEFTNPKEAPMFCMLLRKHCENGVIEAITQDEMERVIYIDLKSRDELGDTTRKRIVIEIMGRHSNIILLDIKTDMILDGIHHVSHGISQYRQVLPGRTYVAPPAQNKQNPLTASEQDFVMTLQWNEGKLDKQLVDRFSGLSPLIARELVSRTALPTRDALWNEFSTFMQQMNLHRYKPVIETTAEKAAFSITSLTHLGERESEAFPSISECLQRFYEHKAMRDVVKQKVQDLLRLVTNEKNKNEKKIEKLRHSIEDAHEAERYRLFGELILSHMHQAKKGDTELIATNWYSENAETITIPLDILKTPSENMQAYYKKYNKAKASLAFIEEQISLAKQEVIYLDGILVQLAHATLVEAEEIRDELVEQGYLRNRNKRGSKKKKETTPTLDAYYSSDGITLLVGKNNKQNEYLTNKLAASFETWLHTKDIPGSHVVIRSRTVSDQALYEAAILAAYFSKAQQGSKVPVDYTLIRHVKKPNGAKPGYVTYEQQKTLFVTPDATLVAQMKNNPAAELK, from the coding sequence GTGGCTTTTGACGGATTAGTAACTAGAGCGGTTGTCCATGAGCTATCCATGCTCGTAGGAGCCCGTATTACGCGTATACATCAACCGCATCCGAGCGATATCGTTATGCAGGTGCGTTCAACTCAAGGTACCTTAAAATTATTACTATCAGCAAATCCAACTTATCCACGCATGCATTTGACTTCAGAAGAATTTACGAATCCAAAAGAAGCTCCGATGTTTTGTATGTTGTTACGAAAGCATTGTGAAAACGGCGTCATTGAAGCCATCACACAAGATGAAATGGAACGGGTTATCTACATTGATCTAAAATCCCGCGATGAACTTGGAGATACCACTAGAAAACGTATTGTGATTGAGATCATGGGGCGCCATAGCAATATCATTTTGCTAGACATTAAGACTGATATGATTCTAGATGGGATTCACCATGTTTCTCATGGGATTAGCCAGTATCGACAAGTATTGCCAGGTCGAACCTATGTGGCTCCCCCTGCCCAAAATAAGCAGAATCCATTAACCGCAAGTGAACAGGATTTTGTAATGACGCTCCAATGGAACGAAGGAAAACTGGACAAACAACTGGTCGATCGTTTTAGTGGGCTTAGTCCCCTGATAGCAAGAGAGCTTGTTTCACGAACAGCACTACCAACGCGTGACGCGCTTTGGAACGAATTCTCGACCTTTATGCAACAAATGAATCTTCATCGCTACAAGCCTGTGATTGAGACCACTGCGGAAAAAGCAGCCTTCTCCATTACTTCTCTTACTCATTTGGGAGAGAGAGAAAGCGAGGCTTTCCCATCAATCAGCGAATGCTTGCAACGCTTTTATGAGCATAAAGCAATGCGAGACGTGGTTAAGCAAAAGGTACAAGATTTATTGCGATTGGTAACAAATGAAAAGAACAAAAACGAGAAGAAAATTGAAAAGTTGCGTCATTCCATTGAAGACGCACACGAGGCTGAACGCTATCGCCTTTTCGGTGAACTGATCCTTTCTCATATGCATCAAGCAAAAAAGGGAGATACGGAGCTTATTGCTACCAACTGGTACAGTGAAAATGCTGAGACAATCACTATTCCGCTAGACATTTTAAAAACACCGTCGGAAAACATGCAAGCTTACTATAAAAAATATAACAAAGCGAAGGCCAGCCTAGCATTCATTGAAGAGCAGATTAGCTTAGCTAAACAGGAAGTCATCTATCTAGATGGCATACTTGTGCAATTGGCACACGCTACCTTAGTAGAAGCAGAAGAGATTCGTGATGAGCTGGTGGAACAAGGCTATCTGCGCAATCGCAATAAACGCGGCTCCAAAAAGAAAAAGGAGACTACCCCAACACTTGATGCCTACTATTCATCAGATGGCATCACGTTACTGGTCGGTAAGAATAACAAACAAAATGAATATCTGACTAATAAACTGGCAGCTAGCTTTGAGACATGGTTGCACACCAAAGACATCCCCGGTTCTCATGTGGTCATCAGATCCCGCACGGTAAGTGATCAAGCTTTATATGAAGCAGCCATACTAGCTGCGTATTTCAGCAAAGCTCAACAAGGTAGTAAAGTTCCAGTCGATTACACCTTGATCCGCCATGTAAAAAAACCAAATGGCGCTAAACCTGGCTATGTAACATATGAACAACAAAAAACGTTATTTGTTACTCCAGATGCTACCCTAGTTGCCCAGATGAAAAACAATCCGGCAGCAGAACTAAAGTAA